In Miniphocaeibacter halophilus, the following proteins share a genomic window:
- the gyrA gene encoding DNA gyrase subunit A produces the protein MSDEILEHSNILDADIKKEMKESYLDYSMSVIVSRALPDVRDGLKPVHRRIIYGMQEQGLFPDRGFSKSARLVGDVMGKFHPHGDTAIYDAVVRLAQDFNMRYPLVQGQGNFGSIDGDGAAAPRYTELRMAKLCLEMLRDINKNTVDFEPNYDGREKEPVVLPSRFPNLLVNGSSGIAVGMATNMAPHNLNEVIDGINEYIDNRDITIEELSQIIKGPDFPTGAHIMGKEGIKNAYNTGRGKVILRAVAEIVEHKNRERIIVTEIPYQVNKSNLIIKIAELVKEKRIEGISDLRDESGRKGLRIVIELKRDANAQIVLNNLYKYTQMQVTFGIINLALVKGVPKVLNLKELISYYVEHQEEVVTRRTQFDLDKAEARAHIVEGLLKAIDNIDEIIHIIRTSYSDALEKLMDRFEFSEIQAQAILDMRLRRLQGLEREKLQEEYNELIKEIARLKEILANEDLLLNIIKTELTEIKEKFGDKRRTKIKPAYNEINLEELIEEEDVLITITKHGYVKRIPADSYKVQNRGGKGVIGLNLKDEDFVETLFITSTHSTILFFTNKGRVYSLRAYEIPEGKRQARGQAIINLLQISKDEKVQAAIPFDSFDNKSYLFMATKYGLVKKVRLDLFKNLRKSGLIALTLKKDDELIAVRSVLKEAQAMMVTKNGLSIRFKVDNIRPIGRSAQGVRGIRLNEDDFVVAMDIIDDNKYLLVVSENGYGKKTNIDKYKVQNRGGKGVKTYKISKRTGDLISARLVNLEDEIILMSAKGDIIRLSVKQVSTKGRDTMGVKIRDVQSEDDKIVAVTKYIEDIED, from the coding sequence ATGTCAGATGAAATATTAGAACACAGTAATATACTTGATGCGGACATCAAGAAAGAAATGAAAGAATCATATCTAGATTATTCCATGAGCGTTATAGTGTCTCGTGCCTTACCGGATGTAAGGGATGGTTTAAAACCGGTTCATAGAAGAATTATTTATGGTATGCAAGAACAAGGATTATTTCCCGATAGAGGATTTAGTAAGTCAGCAAGACTAGTTGGGGATGTAATGGGTAAATTTCACCCCCATGGTGATACAGCAATATATGATGCTGTTGTAAGACTTGCTCAAGACTTTAATATGAGATATCCCCTTGTACAAGGACAAGGTAATTTTGGTTCAATAGATGGTGATGGTGCAGCTGCTCCAAGATACACTGAACTTAGAATGGCTAAGCTATGTTTGGAAATGTTAAGGGATATTAATAAAAATACTGTGGATTTTGAACCTAACTATGACGGTAGGGAAAAAGAACCAGTAGTACTTCCTTCAAGATTTCCGAACTTACTTGTAAATGGCTCATCGGGTATTGCTGTAGGTATGGCTACAAATATGGCGCCACATAATCTTAATGAGGTTATTGATGGAATAAATGAATATATAGACAACAGGGATATAACTATTGAAGAACTATCTCAAATAATAAAAGGTCCGGATTTCCCAACAGGTGCTCATATAATGGGAAAAGAAGGTATAAAAAATGCCTACAATACCGGTAGAGGAAAAGTAATATTAAGAGCTGTTGCAGAAATAGTAGAACATAAGAACAGAGAAAGAATAATAGTTACAGAAATTCCTTACCAAGTAAATAAATCCAATTTAATTATAAAAATAGCAGAATTGGTTAAGGAAAAAAGAATTGAAGGAATATCTGACTTAAGAGATGAATCAGGTAGAAAAGGCCTTAGAATTGTTATAGAATTAAAAAGAGATGCAAATGCTCAAATAGTTTTAAATAATTTATATAAATATACACAAATGCAGGTAACTTTTGGTATTATAAATTTAGCCTTAGTTAAGGGAGTACCAAAGGTATTAAATTTAAAAGAGTTAATTTCTTATTATGTTGAACATCAAGAAGAAGTTGTAACAAGAAGAACTCAATTTGATTTAGACAAGGCTGAAGCAAGAGCTCATATTGTAGAAGGTCTTTTAAAGGCCATTGACAATATAGATGAAATAATCCATATAATAAGAACATCTTATTCAGATGCCTTAGAAAAATTAATGGATAGATTTGAGTTTTCTGAAATTCAAGCCCAAGCTATTTTAGATATGAGACTTAGAAGGTTACAAGGACTTGAAAGAGAAAAATTACAGGAAGAATATAACGAGTTAATTAAAGAAATAGCCAGGTTAAAAGAAATTTTAGCCAATGAAGATCTTTTATTAAATATAATTAAAACTGAATTAACTGAAATTAAAGAAAAATTTGGTGATAAAAGAAGAACTAAAATAAAACCTGCCTATAATGAAATTAATTTAGAAGAACTAATAGAAGAAGAAGATGTATTAATTACAATAACTAAACATGGTTATGTAAAAAGAATACCTGCTGACTCCTACAAAGTACAAAATAGAGGTGGTAAAGGGGTAATAGGTCTTAACTTAAAAGATGAGGACTTTGTAGAAACCTTATTTATAACCTCAACCCATAGTACGATTTTATTCTTTACAAATAAAGGTAGAGTCTACAGTTTAAGGGCTTATGAAATACCGGAAGGAAAAAGACAGGCTAGAGGTCAGGCTATAATAAACCTACTTCAAATTTCAAAAGATGAAAAAGTTCAAGCAGCAATTCCATTTGATTCATTTGATAACAAGTCATATTTATTTATGGCTACAAAATATGGATTGGTTAAAAAAGTTAGATTGGATCTATTTAAAAATTTAAGAAAATCCGGTTTAATAGCCTTAACCTTGAAAAAAGATGATGAATTAATAGCTGTAAGATCTGTACTAAAAGAAGCTCAAGCTATGATGGTTACTAAAAATGGACTATCTATTAGATTTAAAGTAGACAATATTAGGCCAATAGGAAGATCGGCCCAAGGGGTAAGAGGAATTAGGCTAAACGAAGATGATTTTGTAGTTGCTATGGATATTATTGATGATAATAAATATTTATTGGTAGTATCTGAAAATGGTTATGGTAAAAAGACAAATATTGACAAATACAAGGTACAAAACAGAGGTGGAAAGGGAGTTAAAACCTATAAGATCTCTAAACGTACTGGAGATTTAATATCTGCTAGGTTGGTTAACTTAGAAGATGAAATTATATTAATGTCTGCAAAAGGTGATATAATTAGACTATCTGTAAAACAAGTTTCAACAAAGGGAAGAGACACAATGGGCGTAAAAATTAGAGACGTTCAAAGTGAAGATGATAAAATTGTAGCAGTAACAAAGTATATTGAAGATATTGAAGATTGA